The DNA sequence AAATCGGACGCACGGTGCGAGTGTCGCGGCCGTCGATACGCGGCTCGCCTTCGAGGATCTGCGAGCGAACGATCTTTGCTTCCAGGTCGAACAGGATGCTGCCGACTTCGGCCGAATCCGGTGCTGCGGCGCCTGCCGCAGCGGCTTCCGCTGCCAGCGCCGCATTCACCTCTGCGGACACGGTATTGAGCTTGGCCGTGCGCGCCTGCTTGTCCTTGGTCTGATATGCCTCGCGCAGCTTGGCTTCAGCCAGTTCGGTCACGCGTGCGATCAGCGCTTCGTTCTTCGCCGGCGGATTCCATACGACTTCCGGCTTGCCGCCGTCGCGCACGAGGTCATGGATGGCGTCGATCACGACCTTCATCTGCTCATGGCCGTACACCACGGCGCCAAGCATGACTTCCTCGGACAGCTGGTTCGCTTCCGATTCCACCATCAGCACGGCCTGTTCGGTACCGGCGACAACCAGATCCATTTGCGATTTCGCCAACTGCGATGCAGTCGGGTTCAACACGTATTGTCCGTCGACATAGCCGACGCGTGCCGCGCCGAGCGGGCCGCTGAACGGGATGCCGGCAACGCAGATCGCAGCCGACGCGCCGATCATCGATGCGATATCCGGATCGATTTCAGGATTGACAGACAGGACATGCACGATGACCTGTACTTCGTTCAGATAGCCTTCCGGGAACAGCGGGCGAATCGGGCGATCGATCAGGCGCGAGGTCAGCGTCTCCTTTTCGGACGGACGGCCTTCACGCTTGAAAAAACCGCCCGGAATACGTCCGGCCGCATAGCTCTTCTCGACATAATCGACGGTCAGCGGGAAAAAATCCTGCCCCGCCTTGACATCCTTCTTCGCGACGACGGTCGCCAGCACCACGGTATCTTCGATCGATACGAGCACGGCACCGGATGCTTGGCGAGCAATTTCACCTGTCTCCAACGTGACTTGATGCTGGCCGTACTGGAAGGTCTTGGTAACTTTATTGAACACGGTGTTTCCTTTCTATTTTTGCCGACAGATTTTCAGGCGCTGTCGTTCACCTCACCACGGATGACATATCACGAATGACCTGTCACCTTCACTACTTGATCGCTATCGAATTACAAACCACAAAATGGCAAAATGCCCGCATCAGCAGGCTGACGCAGGCATTTCAGCTATAAACCGAGCGAATGTCGCAAAAAAATTACTTGCGCAGGCCGAGCTTCTCGATCAGGGCGCGATAACGGTTTGCGTCCTTGCCCTTCAGATAGGAGAGCAGGCTCTTGCGACGATTAACCATCATGATCAGGCCGCGGCGGGAGTGGTGATCCTTGGCGTGGGCCTTGAAATGGTTGTTGAGCTCATTGATACGTGCGGTCAGCAGTGCGACTTGCACTTCGGGAGAACCGGTATCGTTCGTGCCACGAGCATTGTCCGCAATGATGGCGGCCTTGTTGATATTTTCTACTGTCATGATTACCTTTCACATGCGGTGGATGGAGTCGCAACCCCGTACACCGTGACACATTGATAAAAACTTGGCCAAATTGGCCAAGTAGCGCAGTATATAGGAAATGCCAAAAGGATTCAAATACTTAGCTCGCTTTTGGCTGTTTTTAGCGGAGAAATCATGAAATTTTCCGGCCGATTGTTGCTCCTCGGATTTTTGACGGCGTTGTGTTCCTGCGCCACGCTTTTCCCGGAGCCAGTCAATGTTTGCGACAGCGAAGCACAAGTCATTGCCAAGCGCGGTCAGCCAACCCATCGCTATGCCGATGGTCGAAGTCACTTACTGGAATATGCGCAAGGTCCGTGGGGGCAGGCAACCTATATGGCACGTATCGGCCCTGACGGCAAAGTTATTTCTTTTGATCAAGTTTTAACATCCCCAAAATTCGCATCGATTAAAATCGGAGAAGCGACCAAGGACGACGTCCTGCGTACCGTCGGCGCCCCCAGCGAAACCTCATATCTCAGCTTAAGCGATCTTGAGGTCTGGTCCTATCCTTACAAAGAAAACGGCGTGTGGAATTCACTGATGCACATTCACTTTGACAGATCAGGGGTGGTACGTAAGATGATGAACGCCCCGGATCCGCGCTTCGACCCGGACGAACGCTTCCCATTTGGAATGTTTCGGCGCCGCTAATTCCAACACAAAGAAAAAGCGCCTGCTTGATGCGGGCGCTTTTCCGTTTATAGGTGTGATCAAAGTTGCGGATTCAACTTCTCTGACTTGGAATGCAATTTGTTCAAGGCAGACAAGTAGGCCTTTGCCGATGCCACCACGATATCCGGATCGGCACCCACGCCGTTGACAATGCGTCCGGCCTTGGCGAGGCGCATCGTTACCTCGCCTTGCGACTGTGTACCGGTAGTGATTGCATTGACCGAGAACAGCAAGAGCTCCGAGCCGCTTTCGGCCCGCGATTCGATCGCATTGACGGTCGCATCGACCGGGCCGTTACCCTGCCCTTCGCACACTACTTCTTTGCCCCCCATCGAGAACACGACCTTTGCACGGGGCTTTTCCCCCGTTTCGGAGTGTTGAGACAGCGATACGAAACGATAATGCTCATTGTCGTGAGAATGCTGCTCGTCGGATACCAGCGCAATGATGTCTTCATCGAAAATGTCAGACTTACGATCGGCCAATTCCTTAAAACGAGCAAACGCAGCATTTACATCCGCTTCGGAGTCAAGTTCGATACCGAGTTCTTCCAAGCGCTGCTTGAATGCATTACGCCCGGACAATTTACCGAGCACAATCTTGTTTGCTGTCCAGCCTACGTCTTCCGCGCGCATGATTTCATAGGTGTCGCGCGCCTTCAGCACGCCATCCTGATGAATGCCGGACGCATGCGCAAACGCATTGGCGCCAACCACGGCCTTGTTCGGCTGCACTGCAAAACCGGTAATCTGGGACACCAGTTTGGATGCCGGCACAATCTGGGTCGTGTCGATGCCCAATTCGAGATTAAAATAGTCTTTCCGCGTTTTCACTGCCATCACGACCTCTTCAAGCGCAGTATTGCCGGCGCGCTCACCCAAGCCATTGATTGTGCACTCGACCTGGCGTGCACCGCCAATCTGGACGCCGGCCAGCGAGTTGGCGACTGCCATGCCAAGATCGTTGTGACAATGCACGGACCAGATCGCCTTGTCGGAATTCGGAATACGCTCGCGCAACGTCTTGATCATGTTGCCGTACAACTCAGGTACGCCATAGCCAACCGTGTCCGCAAAATTAATCGTGCGCGCCCCTTCGTTGATGACCGCCTCGATCACGCGGCACAGGAAGTCCATATCGGAACGGCTGCCGTCTTCCGGGCTGAACTCGATATCATCAGTAAATTGCCGGGCAAAACGAACCGCCAGCTTGGCTTGCTCGAATACCTGATCCGGAGACATGCGAAGCTTCTTTTCCATGTGCAGCGGAGACGTCGCGATGAACGTATGAATACGTTTCCTGGCCGCTGGTGCAAGGGCTTCCGCCGCACGAGAAATGTCGCGATCATTGGCGCGGGACAGCGAGCAAACGGTGGAATCCTTGATGATTCCGGCAATCGCCTTGATCGCCTCGAAATCGCCGGGCGACGCCGCAGCAAAGCCGGCTTCGATCACATCCACGCGCAGTCGCTCCAACTGCTTTGCGATGCGGATTTTTTCATCCTTGGTCATCGAGGCGCCAGGCGATTGTTCGCCGTCGCGCAAAGTGGTGTCGAAAATAATCAGTTTGTCGGCCATGCTGCACTCCTCGGGAAGTCGGTGATCGAATTGGTTCTAAATGGTATTTGGCCCGCCCTTGCATTCATCATCATGGGCCGGATACGACACGAATTGTGGAAAATGGGATTTAGCGCGCGTTAACGCACTAGTAGTAGCGACAGCAGCAGGCCGTTCAGGAAGCTGCTGAAAGATGCGGATGCGGAAATGTGGATTT is a window from the Noviherbaspirillum sp. UKPF54 genome containing:
- the rpsO gene encoding 30S ribosomal protein S15, with the translated sequence MTVENINKAAIIADNARGTNDTGSPEVQVALLTARINELNNHFKAHAKDHHSRRGLIMMVNRRKSLLSYLKGKDANRYRALIEKLGLRK
- a CDS encoding outer membrane protein assembly factor BamE; this translates as MKFSGRLLLLGFLTALCSCATLFPEPVNVCDSEAQVIAKRGQPTHRYADGRSHLLEYAQGPWGQATYMARIGPDGKVISFDQVLTSPKFASIKIGEATKDDVLRTVGAPSETSYLSLSDLEVWSYPYKENGVWNSLMHIHFDRSGVVRKMMNAPDPRFDPDERFPFGMFRRR
- a CDS encoding 2-isopropylmalate synthase — protein: MADKLIIFDTTLRDGEQSPGASMTKDEKIRIAKQLERLRVDVIEAGFAAASPGDFEAIKAIAGIIKDSTVCSLSRANDRDISRAAEALAPAARKRIHTFIATSPLHMEKKLRMSPDQVFEQAKLAVRFARQFTDDIEFSPEDGSRSDMDFLCRVIEAVINEGARTINFADTVGYGVPELYGNMIKTLRERIPNSDKAIWSVHCHNDLGMAVANSLAGVQIGGARQVECTINGLGERAGNTALEEVVMAVKTRKDYFNLELGIDTTQIVPASKLVSQITGFAVQPNKAVVGANAFAHASGIHQDGVLKARDTYEIMRAEDVGWTANKIVLGKLSGRNAFKQRLEELGIELDSEADVNAAFARFKELADRKSDIFDEDIIALVSDEQHSHDNEHYRFVSLSQHSETGEKPRAKVVFSMGGKEVVCEGQGNGPVDATVNAIESRAESGSELLLFSVNAITTGTQSQGEVTMRLAKAGRIVNGVGADPDIVVASAKAYLSALNKLHSKSEKLNPQL